The following proteins are encoded in a genomic region of Gimesia algae:
- a CDS encoding FG-GAP repeat domain-containing protein codes for MVASPRNQIVVSLCSVCLFFAAADVTKADELEQLTYHHPGLEVDLGVGLWAWPLPLDFDGDGDMDLLVSCPDKPSNGTYFFENRSSGKDKMPVFEPGVRLGKGYHNTCLSNVNGVPRVLVSGREVVDFKKHGFDKLSDLPVDRNVHGKKVRANQWYYVDYDGDGDQDLVVAVGDWGDYGWDDAYNSEGQWTNGPLHGFVYVLNNAGTDQKPEYEKPAKIKVGDQPLEVFGWPSPNFADFDHDGDLDLICGEFLDQLTYFENTGSRTKPRYVAGRRLHNNGQPLQMDLQMIVPSAIDWDQDGDVDLVIGDEDGRVAFMENTGELLGGLPQFLPPRYFRQKAAGVKFGALATPYAYDWDGDGDEDLIVGNTAGYIGLIENLDGDPQQPRLAAPVYLQAGGRPIRIQAGPNGSIQGPCEAKWGYTTQTVADWNQDGLPDLLVNSIWGEILWYQNIGTRTRPELAPAQTIQVEWNGEIPKPEWNWWNPRGNQLVTQWRTTPVAVDYNQDGLMDLVMLDHEGYLSYFERTGTGKDLKLLPGKRIFVDETLKPIQLNPKRAGGSGRYKLHVVDWDGDGRLDLLVNSMNADLYRNEKTVDGKTVLKKMGPLSSRKLAGHTSSPCTVDWDQDGVRDLIVGAEDGYLYWMQNPRSTK; via the coding sequence ATGGTCGCTTCGCCTCGCAATCAAATTGTTGTTTCTTTGTGCTCTGTTTGTTTGTTTTTCGCTGCAGCAGACGTAACAAAAGCAGATGAACTGGAACAGTTAACCTATCACCATCCAGGCCTCGAAGTGGATCTGGGAGTTGGTTTATGGGCCTGGCCTCTACCCCTGGATTTTGATGGTGATGGCGATATGGATCTGCTGGTCTCCTGTCCGGACAAGCCATCCAATGGTACCTATTTTTTCGAAAACCGTTCGAGTGGGAAAGATAAAATGCCGGTCTTTGAGCCGGGGGTTCGTCTGGGAAAAGGGTATCATAATACGTGTCTGTCCAATGTAAATGGAGTCCCGCGTGTGCTGGTATCAGGACGCGAAGTGGTTGATTTCAAGAAGCACGGATTTGACAAGCTGAGTGATTTACCCGTTGACCGCAATGTACACGGGAAAAAAGTACGTGCCAACCAATGGTACTATGTTGATTATGATGGCGACGGCGATCAGGATCTGGTCGTAGCCGTCGGTGACTGGGGCGATTATGGCTGGGATGATGCCTACAATTCAGAAGGGCAATGGACGAATGGGCCGCTGCATGGATTCGTGTATGTCTTGAACAACGCAGGGACGGATCAAAAACCGGAATATGAAAAGCCGGCGAAGATCAAAGTTGGCGATCAGCCTCTGGAAGTGTTTGGCTGGCCTTCTCCCAACTTTGCAGACTTTGATCACGATGGCGATCTGGATTTGATCTGTGGTGAGTTTCTGGATCAATTGACCTATTTTGAGAATACCGGTTCCCGCACAAAGCCCCGTTATGTTGCTGGCCGTCGACTACATAATAACGGACAGCCTTTACAGATGGATCTGCAGATGATTGTTCCCTCAGCGATTGACTGGGATCAGGATGGAGATGTCGATCTGGTGATTGGTGATGAGGATGGCCGCGTGGCTTTCATGGAGAATACGGGAGAGCTTCTGGGGGGCTTGCCTCAGTTTCTGCCTCCTCGCTATTTCCGCCAGAAAGCAGCCGGAGTCAAGTTTGGAGCGCTCGCAACTCCCTATGCGTACGACTGGGACGGTGACGGGGATGAAGATCTGATTGTCGGAAATACAGCAGGTTATATTGGCCTGATCGAAAATCTGGATGGGGATCCTCAGCAACCCAGGCTGGCGGCACCCGTTTATCTGCAGGCGGGAGGACGGCCGATACGAATTCAGGCCGGACCCAATGGTTCTATTCAAGGCCCCTGTGAAGCAAAGTGGGGATACACGACCCAGACCGTGGCGGATTGGAATCAGGATGGCCTGCCCGATTTGCTGGTGAATTCGATCTGGGGAGAAATTCTCTGGTACCAGAATATTGGCACACGCACCAGGCCGGAACTGGCGCCGGCACAGACAATTCAAGTCGAATGGAATGGTGAAATACCGAAGCCGGAATGGAACTGGTGGAATCCTCGAGGCAATCAACTGGTGACGCAGTGGCGTACAACGCCTGTCGCCGTCGATTATAATCAGGATGGTCTGATGGATCTGGTGATGTTGGACCATGAAGGTTACCTGTCATATTTCGAACGGACGGGAACCGGTAAGGATTTGAAGTTGCTGCCTGGGAAGCGGATCTTTGTCGATGAAACCCTCAAGCCGATTCAACTCAATCCTAAACGTGCCGGCGGAAGTGGACGCTATAAACTGCATGTGGTTGACTGGGACGGTGATGGTCGACTCGACTTACTGGTAAACAGTATGAATGCCGACTTATACCGCAATGAAAAAACAGTCGATGGGAAAACGGTTCTCAAGAAAATGGGACCACTCAGTTCGCGAAAACTGGCCGGGCACACCAGTAGTCCCTGCACGGTTGACTGGGATCAGGATGGAGTGCGCGATCTGATTGTCGGAGCCGAAGATGGTTACCTGTACTGGATGCAAAATCCGCGTTCAACGAAGTAA
- a CDS encoding TrkH family potassium uptake protein: protein MNWLLLCRLLGLVGMLVGASMVFSLPWAFPVFGEATEFETAGFWGICGAIACSLGSGSLLYLIGRKEHGTILRKEALAIVGLSWIYSGILGCLPFLFSGSMVAPDVPMTIPDALFESISGFTTTGASVLRELEDPALVPRSVLFWRSFTHCLGGMGIIVLFVAILSHLGAGGKALMKREVPGPTSEAVRPRVRESAIVMWVIYVAFTLVLALILWLEGMSVFDAFCHSFGSMATGGFSTHNASVGYFNSWLIEFTIAVFMVIAGTNFSLYFLSLKNLRSSKDHSWKHFFAPLRNDIEYRTYLIILASATIFLTYNLLSNQIYNNLPEALRYAGFQAVSIMTTTGYGTGDFDTWNESSKMLLLLLMFVGGCAGSTAGGIKVIRFVLFAKIIWLEIEKSFRPNVVRPVRVGSANIEQGVRNDVTVYFSLVLIIFIFSSLLLTAIEPNTEWRMNKPEKLIDCTSAVVATLNNIGPGVGELGPTENYADFTLSGKVLLTLLMLLGRLELFAILVLFVPSFWKNY, encoded by the coding sequence ATGAACTGGTTATTGTTATGTCGTCTGCTGGGGCTTGTGGGCATGCTGGTGGGAGCATCCATGGTCTTCAGTCTCCCCTGGGCTTTCCCCGTATTTGGCGAAGCAACGGAATTCGAGACAGCAGGGTTCTGGGGGATCTGTGGCGCGATCGCCTGCAGTCTGGGTTCCGGTTCCCTGCTCTATCTAATCGGCCGAAAAGAGCATGGCACAATCTTACGGAAAGAAGCGCTGGCCATCGTGGGCCTGAGCTGGATTTATTCCGGAATTCTGGGCTGTCTTCCCTTTCTGTTTTCGGGTTCCATGGTGGCACCCGATGTCCCGATGACGATTCCCGATGCACTCTTTGAATCCATCTCCGGGTTTACCACAACCGGGGCTTCTGTTCTCCGTGAACTGGAAGACCCGGCGCTGGTGCCCCGCTCGGTTCTGTTCTGGCGCAGTTTTACTCACTGCCTGGGCGGAATGGGAATCATCGTGTTGTTCGTTGCCATTCTGAGTCACCTTGGCGCGGGCGGTAAAGCACTCATGAAACGAGAAGTGCCCGGTCCTACCAGCGAAGCGGTCAGGCCGCGCGTGCGGGAATCGGCGATTGTGATGTGGGTCATCTATGTGGCATTCACCCTGGTACTGGCCTTGATCTTGTGGCTGGAAGGGATGAGCGTATTTGATGCGTTCTGTCACAGCTTCGGTTCGATGGCAACCGGGGGATTCAGTACGCACAATGCCAGTGTCGGCTATTTCAACAGCTGGCTGATTGAATTTACAATCGCTGTGTTCATGGTAATCGCAGGGACGAACTTTTCACTCTACTTCCTCTCTCTGAAAAACCTGCGCTCCTCAAAAGATCATTCCTGGAAACATTTCTTTGCCCCTCTGCGAAATGACATCGAATACCGTACGTATCTGATTATTCTGGCTTCGGCTACGATTTTTCTGACTTACAACCTGTTGAGCAATCAGATCTACAACAACCTTCCAGAGGCTTTGCGCTACGCCGGTTTTCAGGCAGTGTCGATCATGACGACCACCGGATATGGAACGGGTGATTTTGATACCTGGAATGAATCGTCCAAAATGCTGTTGCTGTTACTGATGTTTGTCGGCGGATGCGCCGGTTCAACCGCGGGAGGGATCAAAGTCATTCGATTCGTTCTGTTTGCCAAGATCATCTGGCTGGAAATCGAAAAATCATTTCGTCCAAATGTGGTCCGTCCTGTCCGCGTTGGTTCAGCGAATATTGAACAGGGGGTCCGGAATGATGTTACCGTCTACTTCAGCCTGGTCCTGATTATCTTCATTTTCAGCAGTCTGTTACTGACGGCAATTGAACCGAATACCGAATGGCGTATGAATAAGCCCGAAAAACTGATCGACTGCACCAGCGCTGTCGTTGCCACTCTCAACAACATTGGTCCAGGCGTCGGCGAACTGGGGCCCACCGAGAACTACGCCGACTTTACACTCTCCGGTAAAGTTCTGCTGACCCTGCTGATGCTACTGGGACGACTGGAACTGTTCGCCATCCTGGTACTGTTTGTTCCTTCCTTCTGGAAAAACTACTGA
- a CDS encoding ThuA domain-containing protein yields MKSWSFLWIGFFSLVSGSLFTVETQAAEKPHVVFVTGDDEYRSEESMPMLAQILKRDYGFDVTVCYSLDEDGNISPGNQKSISGLEALDNADLMVLFTRFRDLPPEQFQYFLKYVKSGKPVVGFRTATHAFLFRDPESPYKEWNDKKIAELVGQKWITHHGHFGDGHEHLTKVTINDDAKDHPILRGVEPYKAYSWLYHVDGGSEGHQLAGDSQPLLTGHSLKSGHEMKGNLEKYPLDNPVAWTKTYTGEDGSKGRVFFTTTAHPFDFKDPNVRKLALNGILWSLGMEGKIPADGAKTDLAGEYDPNNSGTGPRKYKTGQKPKKL; encoded by the coding sequence ATGAAATCGTGGTCTTTTCTCTGGATTGGTTTTTTCTCGCTAGTATCGGGATCGTTATTTACTGTGGAAACGCAGGCTGCTGAAAAACCACATGTTGTATTTGTAACCGGGGACGATGAATATCGCTCTGAAGAATCCATGCCGATGCTGGCTCAAATTCTGAAACGCGATTACGGCTTTGATGTGACCGTCTGCTATTCCCTGGATGAGGACGGAAATATCTCGCCGGGAAATCAGAAGTCTATCAGTGGTCTGGAAGCCCTTGATAATGCTGATCTGATGGTGTTGTTCACTCGATTTCGCGATCTGCCCCCCGAACAGTTTCAGTATTTTTTAAAGTACGTGAAATCGGGAAAACCGGTCGTCGGCTTTCGTACGGCAACACATGCATTTCTCTTCCGGGATCCTGAAAGTCCTTATAAAGAATGGAATGATAAAAAAATTGCAGAGCTCGTTGGACAGAAATGGATCACGCATCACGGCCACTTCGGTGACGGACATGAGCACCTCACCAAAGTGACGATTAACGACGATGCTAAAGATCACCCGATTCTGCGAGGCGTGGAACCCTACAAAGCTTACTCCTGGTTGTACCATGTCGACGGAGGAAGTGAAGGACATCAGTTGGCAGGTGACAGTCAGCCTTTACTGACCGGGCACTCACTCAAATCCGGGCATGAGATGAAAGGAAACCTGGAAAAGTATCCTCTGGATAATCCGGTAGCCTGGACTAAAACCTATACCGGCGAAGATGGGTCCAAAGGCCGTGTTTTCTTCACAACGACTGCACACCCATTTGACTTTAAAGATCCCAATGTCAGGAAACTGGCTCTGAATGGAATCTTGTGGTCACTGGGAATGGAAGGCAAAATTCCTGCAGACGGCGCAAAAACAGACCTGGCGGGTGAGTACGATCCTAACAATTCCGGCACGGGACCCAGGAAATACAAAACAGGGCAAAAGCCGAAAAAACTATAA
- a CDS encoding SGNH/GDSL hydrolase family protein — protein MKNFAHSARLTALIVLLTIFVFNASLTAAPPQNLPAVSDKHIHQRGSYLNSKHQFESAKAGHVAFLGGSITEMNGYRPMVMAFLEKTFPETRFQFTNAGISSTCSNTGAFRTSRDVLSQGPVDLFFVEFAVNDDQDAGHSETAAIRGMEGVIAQIRRHNPNADIVMVHFVNPSMLETIQNKKKPLSSSSHEQVARHYQVSTIDLASEVARLIQANQLTWKQFGGTHPAQFGNAICAAMIEKLLTKAWQESGEPVKHPVPVKSLDPHSFSKGHFIDIKNAKIESGWTIAVPKWDDIPGSKRSRFTSIPMLSADEAGAELELDFEGTALGVYVVAGPDAGILEVSIDGRPFQPYDLYHHYSKGLHYPRSVIFHSELKPGKHQAKIRISEKTSSKGHAARIMSFEGN, from the coding sequence ATGAAAAACTTTGCACACAGCGCTCGACTAACCGCTCTTATTGTTCTGCTGACGATCTTTGTATTCAATGCAAGCTTAACCGCTGCGCCTCCGCAGAATCTTCCTGCGGTATCAGACAAGCATATCCATCAACGCGGCAGCTATCTGAACAGTAAGCATCAATTCGAATCGGCCAAAGCCGGGCATGTTGCTTTTCTGGGCGGCTCCATTACGGAAATGAATGGTTATCGCCCGATGGTCATGGCGTTTCTCGAAAAGACTTTTCCGGAAACCAGATTTCAGTTTACGAATGCCGGCATCTCTTCTACGTGTTCCAATACGGGGGCTTTTCGCACCAGTCGAGATGTCTTGAGCCAGGGGCCCGTGGATCTGTTTTTTGTGGAATTCGCCGTCAACGATGACCAGGATGCCGGCCACTCTGAAACCGCCGCCATTCGGGGTATGGAAGGCGTCATTGCCCAGATCCGCCGCCATAACCCAAATGCGGATATCGTGATGGTTCACTTTGTGAATCCCTCGATGCTTGAGACCATTCAAAACAAGAAGAAACCCCTCTCCAGTTCCAGCCACGAGCAGGTTGCCCGCCACTACCAGGTCTCCACCATCGACCTGGCGAGTGAAGTCGCGCGCCTGATTCAGGCAAACCAGCTGACCTGGAAACAGTTCGGGGGCACCCATCCTGCTCAGTTTGGAAATGCCATCTGCGCAGCGATGATTGAGAAACTGTTGACAAAAGCCTGGCAGGAATCGGGAGAACCGGTCAAACATCCTGTTCCCGTGAAATCACTCGATCCTCACAGTTTCAGCAAGGGACACTTTATTGACATCAAAAATGCGAAGATCGAGTCAGGCTGGACGATTGCTGTTCCTAAGTGGGATGACATCCCCGGCAGTAAGCGCAGTCGCTTCACCAGCATTCCCATGCTGTCTGCAGATGAAGCCGGCGCGGAACTGGAACTTGATTTTGAAGGCACTGCCCTGGGCGTTTATGTTGTCGCGGGCCCTGATGCCGGCATCCTGGAAGTCAGCATCGATGGGAGGCCGTTTCAACCATACGACCTGTATCATCATTACAGCAAAGGCCTGCATTACCCGCGTTCTGTGATCTTTCACAGTGAGCTAAAACCAGGCAAGCATCAGGCAAAGATTCGCATCAGTGAGAAAACTTCCAGCAAGGGACACGCCGCGCGGATCATGTCGTTCGAGGGCAATTGA
- a CDS encoding carboxylesterase family protein has protein sequence MTVRLFPEFDSVSQLNSGRLLPSRFVYALILCLLGVNFSQLPIAQAGEVELEHGTIIRGAIVPILGLTENLAARLETSDAEVTLPPRKLVSYPIILVDDGMVRYFVPRRTTVRMNNDQDLSRYETFKLPQKVTGRNQMLKTVGSYIDVTDFDKFGRRTVTLNTSKGNLPLLQGVTEITPHHLKLTGLKQQWELGLRTTSIKEEVLDAMLNNAIDHLNPNERIAVARFYIQAGLYLPAGEAFDKIEADFPEYKDKIATYVAELRTLHSQQLLNELNQRRKAGQHRLAQNAIMKFPTNNVSQSILRQIRDVQDDYHKQQEQIDKARIRLGELEAEIKDAATRNLLQAYRREVMTQLNFETINRLGAFLNLESDDSLSAREKLALAYSGWIVGAANVVTDLNTALNLWTARAQVLEYLRTENEQLSDQMLGTLSKLEGISAAVVKQMIPLLPPILDAPVRNIADSFPVHVTDPNAEVPVSYSVLLPIEYDPHHTYPMIVALRPSTLDANSVLNWWGKFKNGPGQSQRRGYIVIAPEYLQKDQENYEDNVTAHYAVIESIRDARKRFNVDSDRVFLSGHGTGADAAFDIGMSHPGLFAGVMPIAGKTSAFNLHYWQNAKDLPFYIVGGELDRDTLEHNSLVINRMMRNGYDIIYAEYKGRGYESYYEEIHNLFNWMELHQRLKYPKELDEKILRPIDNRYYWVRTEGFPPQIMRPIAYTGTQRLRARPVSLKVSIKLGNVIYVSSGGKINTLWLNPELVDFDKRLEVRIDGQRKFNDFLRPDMESMLDDFKNRGDRQKLFDARLDFF, from the coding sequence ATGACTGTACGACTATTTCCTGAATTCGATTCTGTTTCCCAACTCAACTCGGGTCGATTATTGCCATCCCGTTTTGTGTACGCGCTGATTCTGTGTCTCCTTGGGGTGAATTTTTCTCAGCTTCCGATTGCTCAAGCAGGAGAGGTGGAGCTGGAGCATGGCACGATTATCCGAGGTGCTATCGTACCGATTCTGGGGCTGACGGAAAATCTGGCCGCCCGCCTTGAAACCAGTGATGCCGAAGTGACCCTGCCTCCCCGTAAGCTGGTATCGTATCCGATCATTTTGGTCGATGATGGAATGGTTCGTTATTTTGTGCCCCGACGAACGACGGTCCGCATGAATAACGATCAGGACCTCTCGAGGTATGAAACGTTCAAGCTGCCGCAGAAGGTCACAGGCCGGAATCAGATGCTGAAGACAGTTGGGTCCTATATTGATGTGACCGATTTCGATAAGTTTGGTCGGCGGACCGTGACTTTGAATACGAGTAAAGGCAATCTGCCATTACTGCAGGGTGTCACCGAAATCACACCCCATCACCTCAAGCTGACGGGGCTCAAGCAGCAATGGGAACTCGGTTTACGTACGACTTCGATCAAGGAAGAAGTCCTCGATGCCATGCTGAACAACGCCATCGATCACTTGAATCCGAATGAGCGCATCGCGGTCGCCCGGTTCTATATTCAGGCCGGTCTCTATCTTCCCGCCGGTGAAGCCTTTGATAAGATCGAAGCTGATTTCCCTGAGTATAAAGATAAGATCGCGACGTATGTCGCTGAGCTGCGGACACTGCATAGCCAGCAACTGCTGAATGAACTGAACCAGCGTCGCAAAGCGGGCCAGCATCGTCTGGCGCAAAATGCCATTATGAAGTTTCCGACCAATAATGTATCGCAGTCCATTCTCCGACAGATCCGTGACGTTCAGGATGATTATCACAAACAGCAGGAGCAGATTGATAAAGCACGCATTCGACTGGGAGAGCTGGAAGCAGAGATTAAAGATGCCGCAACGCGAAATCTTCTGCAGGCCTACCGTCGCGAGGTGATGACCCAGCTCAATTTCGAAACGATCAACCGTCTGGGGGCGTTCCTGAATCTGGAAAGTGATGATTCGCTGTCCGCACGGGAAAAACTGGCTTTGGCCTATTCAGGCTGGATTGTCGGCGCGGCGAATGTTGTGACCGACCTGAATACCGCGTTGAACCTGTGGACGGCACGGGCACAGGTGCTGGAATACCTGAGGACCGAGAATGAACAGTTGAGCGATCAGATGCTCGGAACACTCAGTAAGCTGGAAGGCATCTCTGCCGCAGTAGTCAAACAGATGATTCCGCTCCTGCCACCCATTCTGGATGCACCGGTGCGAAATATTGCAGATTCTTTTCCCGTCCACGTAACAGATCCGAACGCCGAAGTGCCCGTTTCCTATTCTGTTTTGTTGCCCATTGAATATGATCCGCATCACACCTATCCGATGATTGTCGCATTGCGGCCTTCCACTCTGGATGCGAACTCTGTTTTAAACTGGTGGGGAAAGTTTAAGAATGGCCCTGGCCAGTCACAGCGCCGCGGTTACATCGTGATTGCCCCGGAATACCTGCAGAAAGATCAGGAAAATTACGAGGACAATGTCACCGCGCATTACGCAGTGATTGAATCGATTCGTGATGCACGCAAGCGATTCAATGTGGATTCCGATCGTGTATTTCTATCGGGACACGGAACCGGCGCTGATGCGGCCTTTGATATCGGGATGTCACACCCGGGCCTGTTCGCGGGTGTGATGCCGATCGCCGGTAAAACAAGTGCGTTCAACCTGCATTACTGGCAAAACGCCAAAGATTTGCCCTTCTATATTGTGGGAGGCGAACTCGATCGGGATACCCTGGAGCATAATTCGCTGGTGATCAATCGCATGATGCGCAATGGCTATGATATCATTTATGCCGAGTACAAAGGTCGCGGCTATGAAAGCTATTATGAGGAGATTCATAATCTGTTTAACTGGATGGAACTGCACCAGCGCCTGAAGTACCCCAAAGAACTGGACGAGAAGATTTTGCGTCCAATTGATAACCGGTATTACTGGGTTCGCACAGAAGGCTTTCCGCCTCAAATCATGCGCCCCATTGCCTATACCGGGACTCAGCGTCTCCGCGCCCGCCCGGTGAGCCTGAAGGTCAGCATCAAACTGGGCAATGTGATTTATGTCAGTTCAGGCGGGAAGATCAATACGCTCTGGCTTAATCCGGAACTGGTCGATTTTGATAAACGCCTGGAAGTGCGCATCGACGGTCAGCGGAAGTTCAATGATTTCCTGCGGCCCGATATGGAATCCATGCTGGATGATTTCAAAAATCGAGGCGACCGCCAGAAACTGTTTGACGCCCGGCTCGATTTCTTTTAA
- a CDS encoding phosphoribosylaminoimidazolesuccinocarboxamide synthase has product MASAAFIESTLTGIPVKRGKVRDVYDFGDRLLFVATDRISAFDWILAPGIPDKGRVLTQISRFWFERFTGISNHLLSMNPSDLPLPADADLEALRGRCMVVRKTEVVPFECVVRGYLSGSGWKDYLANGAVCGIELPAGMQQSDQLPEPLFTPATKAETGHDENVSFETMRDAIGDELADRLRALSIQIYQQGSEYARQQGIILADTKFEFGLLDGEPILIDEVLTPDSSRFWPADLYQPGVAQPSLDKQFVRDWLETTTWDKNSTPPVLPDEIVMKTREKYFEAFQMLTGEACSW; this is encoded by the coding sequence ATGGCTTCAGCAGCTTTTATTGAAAGCACGCTTACCGGTATTCCCGTGAAACGGGGAAAAGTTCGTGATGTATATGATTTTGGGGATCGGCTGCTTTTCGTGGCGACGGACCGCATCAGTGCTTTTGACTGGATTCTCGCTCCCGGAATTCCTGATAAAGGCCGGGTCCTGACGCAGATCAGCCGTTTCTGGTTCGAACGTTTTACCGGTATCTCCAATCATCTGCTGAGTATGAATCCTTCTGATTTGCCACTCCCCGCTGATGCCGATCTGGAAGCTTTGCGCGGACGCTGTATGGTAGTTAGAAAAACGGAAGTTGTCCCGTTTGAATGTGTCGTCCGCGGTTACCTTTCCGGATCTGGCTGGAAAGATTATCTGGCGAATGGTGCCGTCTGTGGCATCGAACTGCCTGCAGGGATGCAGCAGAGTGACCAGTTGCCCGAGCCGCTCTTCACACCTGCTACTAAAGCAGAGACCGGACATGATGAGAATGTATCATTCGAGACCATGCGTGATGCGATCGGCGATGAACTGGCTGACCGCTTGCGTGCACTGAGCATTCAGATTTATCAGCAGGGTTCAGAATACGCGCGCCAGCAGGGGATTATTCTGGCAGATACCAAGTTCGAATTCGGACTGCTGGACGGGGAACCGATTCTGATCGATGAAGTCCTGACTCCCGATAGTTCCCGCTTCTGGCCTGCAGACCTGTATCAACCGGGAGTCGCTCAGCCTTCGCTGGACAAACAGTTTGTACGTGACTGGCTGGAAACCACCACCTGGGATAAAAACAGCACGCCGCCTGTACTGCCCGATGAGATCGTGATGAAAACCCGCGAGAAGTACTTTGAAGCATTTCAAATGCTGACCGGCGAGGCATGCAGTTGGTAG
- a CDS encoding endo-1,4-beta-xylanase, whose protein sequence is MGNLRFLIAPSQVPEDWSDLHRAYLNAVDGRVFPTRVEVDGNVLTFRRQTSQSCKLNIVWNITDFGRPVVRTASLPEREEPYVLMLELARGKISTLKDQLSVWQIAGLNIPAELIKLHDEAFTAFAQAAVIQDKVEECSELAGVALQKAHAAAEMLVQIYARQRLTILHQRSQAMKLPVSLGCNLGEFIPNDSEGKQICQAFDAANIDLVNWKLIEKHEGDQDWELCDQQVEWCEKKHLLIRGGCLLDFAPHGLPDWLESWKLDMVNFQSIISHFIETAITRYTGSIRTWTLVSAMNTGGVFGLNEETRLTLTARAIEIAKQTDDSIQCYIRVEQPWGDYLTKGQHQLSPMQFVDAIDRLGVGLSGIDLELRIGYYPNGSHHHDLLDISKLIDKWSVLNLPLHITLAFPSDDAVVDEKNPSMSKVQANQWKTDWSEAAQAEWVDLYLPLLLAKPSVTGVFWSRFRDQDARRFPHSGLINPEGQAKPALDTITKYHKQYWRS, encoded by the coding sequence ATGGGCAACCTGCGTTTTTTAATTGCACCCTCTCAAGTTCCTGAAGACTGGTCTGATCTTCACCGTGCCTATCTGAATGCTGTCGATGGTCGTGTGTTTCCTACCCGGGTTGAAGTAGACGGTAATGTCCTCACCTTCCGGAGGCAGACTTCTCAAAGCTGTAAACTTAACATTGTCTGGAATATTACTGACTTTGGTCGCCCCGTTGTCAGAACCGCTTCGCTTCCCGAACGGGAAGAACCTTATGTCCTGATGCTCGAACTGGCGCGGGGAAAAATTTCGACCCTCAAAGACCAGCTCAGTGTCTGGCAGATTGCAGGTCTGAATATACCGGCAGAGTTAATCAAGTTACACGATGAAGCCTTTACTGCCTTTGCGCAGGCAGCTGTGATTCAGGACAAAGTTGAGGAATGCTCTGAACTGGCAGGAGTCGCATTGCAGAAAGCACACGCTGCGGCTGAAATGCTGGTTCAGATTTATGCACGTCAGCGACTGACCATTCTACACCAGCGTTCACAGGCCATGAAACTTCCGGTCTCGCTGGGCTGTAATCTAGGTGAGTTCATCCCCAATGACAGTGAAGGCAAACAGATCTGCCAGGCCTTCGACGCCGCGAATATTGATCTGGTCAACTGGAAACTGATCGAAAAACATGAGGGAGATCAAGACTGGGAACTCTGCGATCAGCAGGTAGAATGGTGCGAAAAAAAACATCTGCTGATCCGGGGGGGCTGCCTGCTGGATTTTGCACCGCATGGTCTGCCTGACTGGCTGGAATCCTGGAAGCTCGACATGGTCAACTTCCAGAGCATTATCTCGCATTTTATTGAAACTGCCATTACTCGTTACACCGGCAGCATTCGTACCTGGACGCTGGTTTCCGCGATGAATACGGGAGGGGTATTTGGCCTGAATGAAGAGACACGCCTGACACTGACTGCCCGTGCTATCGAGATCGCCAAGCAGACCGATGACTCCATTCAATGCTACATTCGTGTCGAGCAACCCTGGGGAGATTATCTTACAAAGGGTCAGCATCAGTTATCGCCTATGCAGTTCGTAGACGCGATTGACCGCCTGGGTGTCGGACTTTCCGGTATCGATCTGGAACTGCGGATCGGCTACTATCCTAACGGTTCCCATCATCATGATCTGCTGGATATCTCCAAATTGATCGATAAGTGGAGCGTGTTGAACCTGCCTTTGCACATCACGCTCGCATTCCCCAGTGATGACGCTGTAGTGGACGAGAAAAACCCATCCATGTCCAAGGTCCAGGCCAATCAGTGGAAGACCGACTGGAGTGAAGCTGCCCAGGCCGAATGGGTCGATCTGTATCTGCCACTGCTGCTGGCCAAACCCTCCGTCACGGGTGTGTTCTGGTCCCGTTTTCGAGATCAGGATGCGAGACGCTTTCCGCATTCCGGCCTGATTAATCCCGAGGGACAGGCCAAACCCGCTTTGGATACGATCACGAAGTACCATAAGCAGTACTGGCGATCGTAA